In a genomic window of Flavobacterium lipolyticum:
- a CDS encoding T9SS type A sorting domain-containing protein translates to MRKQISICKKAVFALLFLPIVLSGQVNNTDTTDNVTRYYYDDQVVSVQIWYGADKNPDSTKTYYPNGNLNEVFYYDEKGLKDSDCFQYNQEGEKLVTWNFSHGKLVSRIDHKLPFSKDKEESVKKALKLLTEINVKTNYNPTKVNDLYNRGVLSVSLGNITLALEDLKKVEYSIDKDPKNKSIVLADSLEQKKDLFRSKLYDRLAFVYASLEMDSFAIQYYHKAIKSAPDDLRILYNFASLLQRRKIYDLACFYLEKIAAVKPDHAYARWSLARLYSDTGNYEKAMENVAKAFAAENTIAGRNSAYGGRDLRTIRGLIYHKLGESNKGISDLKAALETDKNNSYAMKNLGVIYLEQHKYKKACELFQKVKELNYALIYDETDLSALLESACNNTPHENTTTKKPYAFPNPATSVISIKDLNAENFDYEFFNFESVSVLKGKSTDGKIDVSTLSAGFYVLKVTMANSTASFRVIKE, encoded by the coding sequence TTGAGAAAACAAATTTCCATTTGTAAAAAGGCGGTTTTTGCCTTGCTGTTCTTGCCGATAGTTTTATCCGGTCAGGTGAACAATACAGATACAACTGATAATGTTACCCGTTATTATTACGACGATCAGGTAGTTTCGGTGCAAATTTGGTACGGAGCAGATAAAAATCCGGACAGTACCAAAACATATTATCCGAACGGAAACCTAAATGAAGTTTTTTATTACGACGAAAAAGGGCTAAAAGATTCCGACTGTTTTCAGTACAATCAGGAAGGCGAAAAGTTAGTCACCTGGAATTTTTCGCATGGGAAATTAGTTAGCAGAATTGATCACAAACTGCCTTTCAGTAAAGACAAGGAAGAGTCGGTAAAAAAAGCCCTCAAACTGCTTACTGAAATCAATGTCAAAACAAATTACAATCCCACTAAAGTGAATGATCTGTACAATCGCGGTGTGTTAAGTGTTAGTTTGGGTAATATTACGCTGGCACTTGAGGACTTAAAAAAAGTCGAATACTCGATTGATAAAGATCCTAAAAATAAAAGTATCGTTCTGGCCGATTCGTTAGAACAAAAGAAAGATTTGTTTCGAAGCAAGCTTTACGACAGATTAGCCTTTGTCTATGCATCACTCGAAATGGATAGTTTTGCGATCCAGTATTACCATAAGGCCATAAAAAGTGCTCCGGACGATTTACGAATCCTCTATAATTTTGCTTCATTGCTCCAGCGAAGAAAGATATACGATTTAGCGTGTTTTTATCTGGAGAAAATTGCAGCTGTAAAACCGGATCACGCATATGCAAGATGGAGCCTCGCGAGATTGTACAGCGATACAGGCAATTATGAGAAAGCGATGGAAAATGTTGCAAAAGCTTTTGCAGCTGAAAATACAATTGCAGGCAGAAATTCGGCTTACGGTGGCAGGGATTTAAGAACCATCCGGGGTTTAATCTATCACAAATTAGGAGAATCAAATAAAGGAATCTCCGATTTAAAAGCAGCATTAGAAACGGATAAAAACAATTCGTACGCGATGAAGAATCTGGGGGTTATTTATTTGGAGCAGCATAAATACAAAAAGGCTTGCGAGTTGTTTCAAAAAGTAAAAGAGCTCAATTATGCTCTGATTTATGATGAAACAGATTTATCAGCATTGTTGGAAAGTGCCTGCAATAATACTCCGCATGAAAATACAACTACGAAAAAACCATATGCTTTCCCGAATCCCGCAACAAGTGTAATTTCGATAAAAGACCTTAATGCCGAAAACTTTGATTATGAGTTTTTTAATTTCGAATCGGTTTCTGTTTTAAAAGGAAAAAGTACAGATGGAAAAATAGACGTCTCGACCCTGTCTGCTGGTTTTTATGTGCTTAAAGTGACTATGGCAAATTCAACAGCAAGTTTTAGGGTGATTAAAGAGTGA
- a CDS encoding DMP19 family protein — protein MEEFGRIIVSETAMNSENLQDVIHSNISVINLMREEGVDDEFIHEDALMSYYLDFYWSQYTEGNFAQFVYKSGWNKELNELIEEGLTLIGAEKHLELFQQQSKKVRLMSSVKLNKFLSGKLEGVNPIRDLLNNDAFYELEENLVRLNADFLKNHPDFEVLSVDDMFATLEEFVGHEIKRV, from the coding sequence ATGGAAGAATTTGGCAGAATAATAGTTTCTGAAACGGCAATGAACAGTGAGAATCTGCAGGATGTGATTCACTCGAATATTTCGGTAATCAATTTAATGCGTGAAGAAGGGGTCGATGATGAGTTCATCCATGAAGATGCTTTGATGAGTTATTATTTAGATTTCTATTGGTCACAATATACAGAAGGGAATTTTGCTCAGTTTGTCTATAAATCAGGTTGGAACAAAGAATTAAACGAACTTATTGAAGAAGGTCTGACTTTAATTGGTGCCGAAAAACACTTGGAATTGTTTCAGCAGCAAAGCAAAAAAGTGAGATTGATGAGCAGTGTAAAACTCAATAAATTTTTAAGCGGAAAATTGGAAGGCGTAAACCCAATACGTGATTTACTGAATAACGATGCGTTTTATGAATTAGAAGAAAACCTGGTGAGACTAAATGCCGATTTTTTAAAAAATCATCCCGATTTCGAAGTGCTTTCTGTCGATGATATGTTCGCGACTTTGGAGGAATTTGTGGGACATGAGATTAAGAGAGTTTAG
- a CDS encoding outer membrane beta-barrel protein, giving the protein MKKNILLFITILLYNLSTYAQAPRGVYISAGFSQNNLKSSDLLTDSKPGFTVGAQYHLGYHENYNFQFEFAYKQNILDVKYVEDNFEEAKNSKYKYSDISFGAYVNYYILKPEEDRFFLGPQAGAFVSYVDPITPSKGADVTNQYYLPYLLNESDLQDSSKFNYGLGLGLTGGYNDFRFDLRYSLGLANLLEDVQTHSFDSSNNYTGPTLQGKTNMISVTISYKVFSLSK; this is encoded by the coding sequence ATGAAAAAAAACATACTACTTTTTATCACAATACTATTATATAATTTATCTACATATGCTCAAGCTCCCAGAGGAGTATATATTTCGGCAGGCTTTTCTCAAAACAATTTAAAATCATCTGATTTACTCACTGATTCTAAACCTGGTTTTACAGTTGGAGCACAGTACCATTTGGGTTATCATGAAAATTACAATTTTCAATTCGAGTTTGCATACAAACAAAATATATTAGATGTAAAATATGTCGAGGATAATTTTGAAGAAGCAAAAAACTCGAAATACAAATATTCCGACATAAGTTTTGGAGCTTATGTTAACTATTACATTTTAAAACCAGAAGAGGACAGATTTTTCCTTGGACCTCAGGCAGGTGCTTTCGTTTCATACGTTGACCCAATTACACCATCAAAAGGTGCTGATGTTACTAATCAATACTATTTACCCTATTTATTAAATGAATCCGATCTACAAGACAGTTCTAAATTCAATTATGGGCTAGGACTAGGACTAACAGGCGGATACAATGACTTCAGGTTTGACTTGAGATATAGTTTAGGGTTGGCTAATTTACTGGAAGATGTCCAAACACACAGTTTTGATAGTTCCAATAATTACACCGGCCCCACCCTTCAAGGTAAAACCAATATGATATCAGTTACTATCAGTTACAAGGTATTTTCACTCTCGAAATAG
- a CDS encoding YdeI/OmpD-associated family protein — MTPTFFSTPEKFRAWLEKHYQKETELLVGFYKVSTKKPCMTWSESVDQALCFGWIDGVRRAVDEESYTIRFTPRKKSSIWSAINIKKVEELTKAGLMLSEGLKAFELRSEERSKIYSHEREAYLLDPEFEKQFKANKTAWEYFSHQAPSYRKVMIHWIMSAKQEKTRLSRLEKAIQISAEQKRML, encoded by the coding sequence ATGACACCAACCTTCTTCTCAACACCCGAAAAATTCAGAGCATGGTTAGAAAAACACTATCAAAAAGAAACCGAACTTTTAGTTGGTTTTTATAAAGTGAGTACCAAAAAACCGTGCATGACCTGGTCAGAATCTGTTGATCAGGCGCTTTGTTTTGGCTGGATCGATGGCGTTCGAAGAGCTGTCGATGAAGAAAGTTATACGATACGTTTCACACCCAGAAAAAAATCCAGTATCTGGAGTGCCATCAATATCAAAAAAGTAGAAGAACTCACTAAGGCCGGACTCATGCTCTCCGAAGGCTTAAAGGCTTTCGAATTAAGATCTGAAGAAAGATCTAAAATCTACTCGCATGAAAGAGAAGCCTACCTGCTTGACCCGGAATTTGAAAAACAATTTAAAGCTAACAAAACAGCCTGGGAATATTTTAGCCATCAGGCACCCTCGTACAGAAAAGTAATGATTCACTGGATCATGAGTGCCAAACAAGAAAAAACCAGACTTTCAAGATTAGAAAAAGCAATACAGATAAGTGCCGAACAAAAACGAATGTTGTAA
- a CDS encoding PhzF family phenazine biosynthesis protein, translating to MEGRKTLEYYVLDVFSNESYKGNPLSVVFTDGNLKLETYQDISKEFGYSETSFVYYSTREKALMVRSFTPTGIEIDGAGHNLLGAVCGALLKGMPIFDEQNESELFVIMKHSAIPLTVTLDPVTFYPLVQMHQKSAVIKQEIPTYKIAVALGLKIEDLDVNAFVPTIVNTEVAHAMVPIKSSQILNSFVPDNQLLIEISKEYKFEGFYCFTIADENEEHIVETRFFNPIIGINEDPATGTAAGPLIGFLTQKKFTKSDKEYKILQGVRLKQPSMIEVMNREEDILVGGSSTITMRGELYL from the coding sequence ATGGAGGGAAGAAAAACACTAGAATATTACGTTTTAGATGTATTCTCAAACGAAAGTTATAAAGGAAATCCGCTTTCTGTTGTTTTTACCGATGGTAATTTAAAACTGGAAACATATCAGGATATCTCTAAAGAATTTGGTTACTCCGAAACCTCTTTTGTTTATTATTCTACAAGAGAAAAAGCACTGATGGTTCGTTCGTTTACCCCAACAGGAATCGAGATTGACGGAGCAGGACATAATTTACTAGGGGCTGTTTGCGGTGCTCTCTTAAAAGGAATGCCTATTTTTGATGAGCAAAACGAAAGTGAGCTTTTTGTAATCATGAAACATTCCGCCATTCCGTTAACCGTTACTTTAGATCCGGTTACTTTCTATCCTCTTGTTCAAATGCATCAAAAATCGGCAGTCATTAAGCAAGAAATTCCAACTTATAAAATTGCAGTTGCACTTGGTTTAAAAATTGAAGATTTAGATGTAAATGCTTTTGTTCCTACCATAGTCAATACAGAAGTTGCCCATGCCATGGTTCCCATAAAAAGCAGTCAGATACTCAATAGTTTTGTTCCGGACAATCAGCTTTTAATCGAAATTTCGAAAGAATATAAATTCGAAGGTTTTTATTGTTTCACCATCGCTGATGAAAATGAGGAGCATATCGTCGAAACGAGATTTTTCAACCCAATTATCGGAATAAATGAAGATCCTGCTACAGGAACGGCCGCAGGACCTTTAATTGGCTTTTTAACACAAAAGAAATTCACTAAATCCGACAAAGAATACAAAATACTTCAGGGTGTACGATTAAAACAGCCCTCAATGATTGAAGTAATGAATCGCGAAGAAGATATTCTGGTTGGAGGTTCCTCTACCATAACGATGCGCGGAGAACTTTATTTGTAA
- the pbp4b gene encoding penicillin binding protein PBP4B: MKSENNSYPLEWIEKIDRQIIFSINNGLPGTVFTAIKNEERIFQKSYGNQRIYNEKELMPNPQPMKVDTIFDMASLTKIFSTTFSYMKLIDDRILSIEDKVNKYLPEFTGGDKDQITIKQVLHHNSGLPSSFHFYDPDYDPDFYSQSRERTIELLPLVPLLNKPGTVTLYSDIGFALLGIIIEKVTGMRQDEFVKKQIYQPLGLKNTGYILDSTGLVQDRFEATERCGNTRDGMVSFPNIRTKTIQGEVHDEFAYYSMGQVSGHAGLFSTADDLSVLCQLILNGGKYGAFELCSQQTVDLFLNTLNIDKTYALGFQVPTDLCHLIYGLLLPQAGHAFGHTGWVGNCFVIDFHHNSIVIILTNKKHTPVIPTAYRDRFEGDLLPVAGYGGTIQLFYGGLVSETVKN; the protein is encoded by the coding sequence ATGAAAAGTGAGAATAACAGTTATCCTTTAGAATGGATCGAAAAAATAGATCGTCAAATTATCTTTTCTATCAACAATGGCTTACCGGGAACTGTTTTTACAGCCATTAAAAATGAAGAGAGAATTTTTCAAAAAAGTTATGGCAATCAAAGAATATACAACGAAAAAGAACTGATGCCAAATCCTCAACCAATGAAAGTGGATACAATATTTGATATGGCATCACTAACTAAAATTTTTTCGACCACATTTTCTTATATGAAATTAATAGATGATCGTATATTGTCTATAGAAGATAAAGTCAACAAGTATCTTCCTGAGTTTACAGGAGGTGATAAGGATCAGATTACTATAAAACAAGTTTTACATCATAATTCAGGTTTGCCGTCAAGTTTTCATTTTTATGATCCGGATTATGATCCCGATTTTTATTCTCAATCTCGAGAGAGAACGATCGAATTGTTACCATTGGTTCCTTTATTAAATAAACCCGGTACAGTAACATTGTATAGTGATATTGGGTTTGCTTTGCTGGGGATTATAATAGAAAAAGTCACCGGAATGAGACAAGATGAATTTGTTAAAAAACAGATATATCAGCCTTTAGGACTGAAGAATACCGGGTACATTCTGGATAGTACAGGTCTTGTGCAAGATCGATTTGAAGCAACAGAAAGATGTGGAAACACAAGAGATGGTATGGTTTCATTTCCAAATATCAGAACTAAAACTATTCAGGGAGAAGTTCACGATGAATTTGCTTATTATTCTATGGGACAAGTATCCGGGCATGCAGGATTATTTTCTACTGCTGATGATCTTTCTGTTTTATGTCAGTTGATTCTGAATGGAGGAAAGTATGGTGCTTTTGAACTGTGCTCACAACAAACTGTAGATTTATTTCTTAATACTTTAAATATAGATAAAACTTATGCATTAGGATTTCAAGTTCCTACTGATTTGTGCCATCTTATCTATGGTTTATTACTTCCTCAAGCCGGTCATGCATTTGGTCATACCGGATGGGTAGGGAATTGTTTTGTAATTGACTTTCATCACAATTCAATTGTAATAATTCTCACAAACAAAAAACATACACCTGTAATTCCAACTGCTTATCGGGATAGGTTTGAAGGCGATTTACTGCCTGTCGCAGGTTATGGAGGAACAATACAGCTTTTCTATGGAGGACTCGTTTCTGAAACTGTCAAGAACTAA
- a CDS encoding DinB family protein: MKKLVTPLLLLCFVLAQAQTQKTVSSDWTSFNQTIEIQSPVKKKFKVIASVKVESTEPQAWAGVWARVDTKNEEEGFFDNMRDRPIKSNEWKSYTVEGTIDKNSKSLSFGGLCLYNGKFYFDKFELLIENDKGVFEPLAVLNASFETPLKNGEIPKWGLGISKEASVKVKEYKITQDKSSADGKNSLLLEGSGIKPRAEAKIGNVEGASPKIGDMISMLEDLKSRVERTVKNMNQYEIDYLHDAEANRIGALVMHLAAAEKYYQVFTFENRDFNEEEKKQWNAALNLDQGGRDEFKGHDIQYYLDIYNEVRAKTISELKKRDDAWFAEVQTKYDMSNQYCWFHVMEHQSSHLGQILFLKKRIPPQQKPTLPKEIKK; encoded by the coding sequence ATGAAAAAATTGGTGACCCCATTGTTGCTTTTATGTTTTGTTTTGGCTCAGGCTCAAACACAAAAGACGGTTTCGAGTGATTGGACATCCTTCAATCAAACGATAGAAATTCAGTCTCCTGTTAAAAAGAAGTTTAAAGTAATCGCGTCGGTAAAAGTAGAAAGTACCGAACCTCAGGCCTGGGCAGGAGTTTGGGCAAGAGTTGATACTAAGAATGAAGAGGAAGGTTTTTTTGATAACATGAGAGACAGACCAATTAAATCAAACGAATGGAAATCTTATACCGTAGAAGGAACTATCGATAAAAATAGTAAATCACTTAGTTTTGGAGGTTTGTGTTTGTATAACGGTAAATTCTATTTTGATAAATTCGAATTGCTGATCGAGAATGACAAAGGTGTTTTTGAACCGTTGGCGGTTTTAAACGCAAGTTTTGAAACCCCTTTGAAAAATGGTGAAATTCCGAAATGGGGTTTAGGCATTTCAAAAGAGGCAAGTGTAAAAGTGAAAGAGTACAAAATTACTCAGGACAAATCCAGTGCTGATGGAAAAAACAGTTTGTTACTGGAAGGAAGCGGGATTAAACCTCGAGCAGAAGCGAAGATTGGAAATGTGGAAGGAGCGTCGCCAAAAATTGGAGATATGATATCAATGCTTGAAGATCTTAAGTCTCGTGTAGAAAGAACAGTGAAGAACATGAATCAGTACGAAATTGATTATTTACATGACGCAGAAGCCAACCGAATTGGTGCACTGGTGATGCATTTGGCCGCTGCCGAAAAGTACTATCAGGTTTTTACCTTCGAAAACAGAGATTTTAATGAAGAAGAAAAGAAACAGTGGAATGCCGCTTTAAATCTGGACCAGGGTGGGCGAGATGAATTTAAAGGGCATGATATTCAATATTATTTAGACATCTACAATGAAGTAAGAGCCAAAACAATTTCGGAGTTAAAAAAGAGAGACGATGCCTGGTTTGCCGAAGTTCAAACAAAGTATGACATGAGTAATCAATATTGCTGGTTTCATGTTATGGAACATCAGTCGAGTCATCTAGGGCAGATTTTGTTTTTGAAGAAACGTATTCCGCCTCAGCAAAAACCAACCTTACCAAAGGAAATTAAAAAGTAA
- a CDS encoding CDGSH iron-sulfur domain-containing protein — MSKTKLIINKNGSIKIEGDFEIMDSEGAVYGLQGRSALGLCRCGLSANKPFCDGGHRNNFEHESKAFDLPPMKTN, encoded by the coding sequence ATGAGCAAGACAAAACTTATCATCAATAAAAACGGATCGATTAAAATAGAAGGTGACTTCGAAATCATGGATTCAGAAGGAGCTGTTTACGGACTACAAGGAAGATCGGCATTGGGTCTTTGCCGTTGCGGATTATCGGCAAACAAGCCTTTTTGCGATGGCGGGCACCGTAATAATTTCGAACATGAGTCTAAAGCATTCGATTTACCACCAATGAAAACAAACTAA
- the metG gene encoding methionine--tRNA ligase has product MIQNPKRYTITAALPYTNGPIHIGHLAGVYVPADIYSRYLRLQGKDVAFICGSDEHGVAISMKAKKEGVTPQEVIDKYDGIIRKSFADFGISFDNYSRTSAKVHHDTASEFFRTLYDKGDFIEEVTEQLYDAKANQFLADRFVVGTCPKCDNPEAYGDQCEKCGSTLNATDLVNPKSTITGETPILKETKHWFLPLDRYTEFLTEWILVGHKNDWKPNVYGQVKSWVDGGLEPRAVTRDLDWGIDVPVEGAEGKKLYVWFDAPIGYISSTKEWAAREGKDWEPYWKDEDTKLVHFIGKDNIVFHCIIFPAMLKAEGSYILPDNVPANEFLNLEGNKLSTSKNWAVWLHEYLEEFPEKQDVLRYALTSNAPETKDNDFTWKDFQARNNNELVAILGNFINRVAVLVNKNYDGFIPTPNELSQVDENTLAELKAYPAVISSSVERYRFREALGELMNVARLGNKYLADEEPWKVIKENPERVKTQLYVASQIAAALSILAEPFLPFTAAKLSRILKNEGKLQWNDVAENSELIPSGHQIGQNELLFAKIEDEEIQKQIDKLEATKTANLAESKQPEPQKDLIQFEDFAKMDIRVGTILEAEKMPKANKLLVLKVDTGIDVRTIVSGIAESFSPEEIIGKRVSVLANLAPRALRGVESQGMILMTTNAEGKLVFINPDADAPNGETVN; this is encoded by the coding sequence ATGATACAGAATCCAAAGAGATATACTATCACGGCAGCCTTACCTTACACCAACGGACCTATTCATATTGGGCATTTGGCGGGGGTTTACGTGCCTGCAGATATTTATTCGAGATATTTACGTTTACAAGGAAAAGACGTTGCATTTATTTGTGGAAGCGATGAACATGGTGTTGCAATTTCGATGAAAGCGAAAAAAGAAGGAGTTACACCACAAGAAGTTATCGATAAATACGACGGAATTATTAGAAAATCATTTGCTGATTTTGGAATTTCGTTTGACAATTATTCCAGAACTTCGGCTAAAGTTCATCATGATACGGCTTCTGAATTCTTTAGAACCTTGTACGACAAAGGCGATTTTATTGAAGAAGTGACCGAACAATTGTACGATGCCAAAGCCAATCAGTTTCTGGCAGATCGTTTTGTGGTAGGAACCTGTCCTAAATGTGACAATCCGGAAGCCTATGGAGATCAGTGTGAAAAATGCGGATCGACATTGAATGCTACCGATTTGGTTAACCCAAAATCGACAATTACCGGAGAAACTCCAATTTTAAAAGAAACAAAACACTGGTTTTTACCTTTGGATCGATATACTGAGTTTTTAACCGAATGGATTTTGGTTGGACATAAAAACGACTGGAAACCGAATGTTTACGGACAAGTAAAATCATGGGTTGACGGCGGACTTGAGCCTCGTGCCGTAACGCGTGACCTGGACTGGGGAATTGACGTTCCGGTTGAAGGTGCCGAAGGAAAAAAATTATACGTTTGGTTTGATGCTCCTATCGGATACATCTCTTCTACTAAAGAATGGGCAGCCCGCGAAGGAAAAGACTGGGAGCCATACTGGAAAGATGAAGACACTAAACTGGTTCATTTTATCGGGAAAGACAATATTGTTTTTCACTGTATCATTTTCCCGGCGATGCTTAAAGCCGAAGGAAGCTATATTTTACCGGACAACGTTCCTGCAAATGAATTCTTGAATTTGGAAGGAAACAAACTTTCGACTTCTAAAAACTGGGCGGTTTGGCTGCACGAATATTTAGAAGAATTTCCGGAGAAACAAGACGTTTTACGTTATGCCCTAACTTCGAATGCACCGGAAACCAAAGACAACGATTTTACATGGAAAGATTTCCAGGCAAGAAACAACAACGAATTAGTTGCTATTTTAGGAAATTTCATTAATCGTGTTGCAGTTTTGGTGAACAAAAATTACGATGGATTTATTCCAACACCAAATGAATTATCTCAAGTTGACGAAAATACTTTAGCAGAATTAAAAGCGTATCCGGCCGTTATTTCAAGTTCGGTAGAGCGTTACAGATTCCGTGAAGCTTTGGGCGAGTTGATGAATGTGGCTCGTTTAGGAAATAAATATCTTGCAGACGAAGAACCTTGGAAAGTCATAAAAGAAAATCCGGAGCGTGTAAAAACTCAATTGTATGTAGCCTCGCAAATTGCTGCTGCGTTAAGTATTTTGGCGGAACCATTTTTACCTTTTACTGCTGCAAAATTATCCAGAATCCTGAAAAATGAAGGCAAATTGCAATGGAATGATGTTGCTGAAAATTCAGAATTAATTCCGTCAGGACATCAAATAGGTCAAAATGAATTGCTTTTTGCAAAAATAGAAGACGAAGAAATACAAAAACAAATAGACAAATTGGAAGCGACAAAAACCGCAAATCTTGCCGAAAGCAAACAGCCTGAACCACAAAAAGATCTTATTCAGTTTGAAGATTTTGCCAAAATGGACATTCGTGTAGGAACTATTCTGGAAGCCGAAAAAATGCCTAAAGCCAATAAACTTTTGGTACTTAAAGTGGATACCGGAATCGATGTGCGTACGATCGTTTCGGGAATTGCCGAAAGCTTTTCACCGGAAGAAATTATCGGAAAACGTGTTTCGGTTTTAGCCAACTTAGCGCCAAGAGCCTTACGCGGTGTAGAAAGTCAGGGAATGATCCTGATGACAACCAATGCCGAAGGAAAACTGGTTTTCATCAATCCGGATGCCGATGCTCCGAATGGGGAAACGGTAAACTAA
- a CDS encoding DMT family transporter: MKLTKPRLALIGGILCISIFPILVKLKLAPGLISAFYRMFFAVLLLLPYVLVTKSFKLPKTKFILLAVLCGILFSSDVAVWNIAIQDSSATQASLLTNLSPLWVGIGSFFFLKIRPATNFWIGTVVSLFGMVTLVGFEFFMDLNFDQAFLFAVLSGILYSIYLLVSKKALSEIDVLSFMTISLLASSIYLGILCYALDQPFAGFSNTGWFVLALQAVICQLCAWLSISYATQHMRATRVSLSLLSQAVITSILAWLFLEEQITLQMVFGGIILLFGIRITFYDKTISLKKLF; the protein is encoded by the coding sequence ATGAAACTCACCAAACCAAGATTAGCCCTGATTGGCGGAATACTTTGTATTTCGATTTTTCCAATATTAGTCAAACTAAAACTGGCTCCGGGATTAATCTCGGCTTTTTACAGAATGTTTTTTGCGGTACTCTTGCTTTTACCTTATGTACTGGTTACTAAAAGCTTTAAGCTTCCGAAAACCAAATTCATACTATTAGCCGTGCTTTGCGGAATTCTATTCTCTTCGGATGTTGCTGTTTGGAATATTGCTATTCAGGATTCGAGTGCAACTCAGGCATCTTTGTTAACTAATTTATCACCGCTTTGGGTTGGAATTGGTTCTTTTTTCTTTCTAAAAATCAGACCAGCCACCAATTTCTGGATCGGAACTGTCGTTTCCTTATTCGGAATGGTCACGCTGGTGGGATTTGAATTTTTCATGGATTTGAATTTTGATCAGGCCTTTCTGTTTGCCGTTTTATCGGGTATTCTTTATTCGATTTATCTTTTGGTGAGCAAAAAAGCACTCTCAGAAATCGATGTTTTATCTTTTATGACTATCAGTTTACTGGCATCGAGTATTTATTTAGGAATTCTATGTTATGCCCTGGATCAGCCTTTTGCAGGTTTCTCCAATACGGGTTGGTTTGTACTGGCACTTCAGGCCGTAATTTGTCAATTGTGTGCCTGGCTATCCATCAGTTATGCCACCCAGCACATGCGCGCCACAAGAGTTTCGTTAAGTTTATTAAGTCAGGCCGTAATTACTTCGATATTAGCTTGGTTGTTTTTAGAAGAACAAATAACTTTACAAATGGTTTTCGGCGGAATCATTTTGCTGTTCGGAATTAGAATTACGTTCTATGATAAGACGATCTCATTAAAAAAGCTTTTCTAA
- a CDS encoding HAD family hydrolase: MLHKNKIPNLKVIAFDADDTLFVNEPYFQETEHKFCALMEDYLSHQGISQELFKIEIENLSLYGYGIKGYILSMIEAAMKISNNTIPIEVIEKIIQYGKELLEKPIELLDGVEETLKTLHGKYKLVVATKGDLKDQHSKLHRSGLGHYFHHIEVMSDKQEIDYTKLLGRLDIQAEEFLMIGNSLKSDVLPVLGIGGYAVHIPFHTTWEHEKISHKIEHEHFSSFEKITEILQNLL; the protein is encoded by the coding sequence ATGTTACATAAAAACAAAATCCCCAACTTAAAAGTAATCGCATTTGATGCCGATGACACCTTATTTGTCAACGAACCTTACTTTCAGGAAACCGAACATAAATTTTGCGCTTTGATGGAAGATTATCTTTCCCATCAGGGAATTTCGCAGGAACTATTCAAAATCGAAATTGAGAACCTGTCTCTGTACGGTTACGGAATCAAAGGCTATATTTTGTCGATGATCGAAGCTGCAATGAAAATCTCCAACAATACCATTCCGATTGAGGTTATCGAAAAAATCATCCAATACGGAAAAGAACTACTCGAGAAACCTATTGAATTGCTTGACGGCGTCGAAGAAACCCTAAAAACACTACACGGAAAGTACAAACTGGTTGTAGCCACAAAAGGCGATCTGAAAGACCAGCACAGCAAATTGCATCGCTCAGGATTGGGGCATTATTTTCACCATATCGAAGTAATGTCAGACAAACAGGAAATTGATTATACGAAATTATTAGGCCGTTTAGACATTCAGGCAGAGGAATTCCTGATGATCGGAAATTCCTTAAAATCAGATGTACTACCGGTTTTAGGCATTGGCGGTTATGCGGTACATATTCCGTTTCATACCACTTGGGAGCATGAAAAAATCAGTCACAAAATAGAACACGAACATTTTAGTTCGTTTGAAAAAATCACTGAAATCCTTCAGAACTTATTGTAA